From the Deinococcota bacterium genome, one window contains:
- a CDS encoding stage V sporulation protein S: METLRVSGSSRPNSVAGAIAALLRTQSEVEVQAIGPQAVNQAVKAIAIARSYIEPDGLDLTTQPSFVKLELQNEERTAVRFTVRSEPLEDFAPDLSPPL, translated from the coding sequence ATCGAGACCTTGCGCGTATCAGGAAGCTCCCGCCCCAACTCGGTGGCCGGGGCGATCGCTGCACTGCTTAGGACGCAGAGCGAAGTCGAGGTCCAGGCCATCGGACCTCAGGCCGTCAACCAGGCGGTCAAGGCCATCGCCATCGCCAGGAGTTACATCGAGCCCGACGGCCTGGACCTGACCACCCAGCCTTCTTTCGTCAAGCTCGAGCTGCAGAACGAGGAGCGCACCGCGGTGCGTTTCACCGTGCGCTCGGAGCCGCTCGAGGACTTCGCGCCCGACCTGTCTCCCCCGCTGTAG